From one Meiothermus cerbereus DSM 11376 genomic stretch:
- a CDS encoding ABC transporter permease — MNRLIVWFGELTTPAQLYRRGLWFLLPAVLWILVLLVIPGLSLVALSFAERGQYGEVVWNFNLENYARLLGYGIFGWSPDTILILLRSLWVAFVTTLICIVLAYPLAFFIASRPPRTRYLWLALVIIPFWTNLVIRTYAWQMLLAPDFPFARLAQALGLLPSDTGLYPSPLAVYIGMITAFLPFVVMPLFSSVERLDWSLVEAAQDLYASRIRTFFQAIWPQTLPGLTVGIILTFIPAMGMFVIPDLLGGAKYLLVGNLIQQQFYASRDWPYGAAVSLGLMILTLIGLAIYRRRGKDVDLV, encoded by the coding sequence ATGAATAGGCTTATAGTCTGGTTCGGCGAACTCACCACCCCTGCCCAGCTCTACCGCCGGGGCTTGTGGTTCTTGCTACCTGCAGTGCTCTGGATTCTGGTGCTGCTGGTGATTCCGGGGCTCTCGCTGGTGGCCCTTTCCTTTGCCGAGCGGGGGCAGTACGGCGAGGTGGTCTGGAACTTCAATCTGGAGAACTACGCCCGCCTGCTGGGCTACGGCATCTTCGGCTGGAGCCCCGACACCATCCTGATCCTGCTTCGAAGCCTGTGGGTAGCCTTCGTCACCACCCTCATCTGCATCGTGCTGGCCTACCCCCTGGCCTTCTTCATCGCCAGCCGCCCGCCCCGCACCCGCTACCTCTGGCTGGCTTTGGTCATCATCCCCTTCTGGACCAATCTGGTCATCCGCACCTATGCCTGGCAGATGCTCCTGGCCCCCGACTTTCCCTTTGCCAGATTGGCCCAGGCCCTGGGGTTGCTACCCTCCGACACGGGCCTCTACCCTAGTCCGCTGGCGGTCTACATCGGCATGATTACGGCTTTCCTGCCCTTTGTGGTGATGCCCTTGTTCTCCAGCGTGGAGCGGCTGGACTGGAGCCTGGTGGAAGCCGCCCAGGATCTGTACGCCAGCCGCATCCGCACCTTCTTCCAGGCCATCTGGCCCCAGACCCTGCCGGGCCTCACGGTGGGCATCATCCTGACCTTTATCCCCGCCATGGGCATGTTCGTCATCCCCGACCTGCTGGGCGGGGCCAAGTACCTGCTGGTGGGCAACCTGATCCAGCAGCAGTTCTACGCCAGCCGCGACTGGCCCTACGGGGCCGCGGTCAGCCTGGGCCTGATGATTCTGACCCTGATCGGTCTGGCGATCTACCGCCGCCGGGGAAAGGACGTGGATCTGGTATGA